The nucleotide sequence TTTAATTCCTATTATGCTGATCATGCTGACAAAGAAGTGATTTTCGACACAAACCGCATGTGGTGCGCCCATCTTTCAGTTTTGAAAGATCTTTTTCCTGAATCAAAGATCATTGCCTGCGTGAGAAATGTAGCCTGGGTCATGGACAGCATAGAGCGCCGGTATCGTTCCAATCCATATGAAATAACCCGCCTTTTTAATGATGACAATGAAAGAAGCACTGTCTACAGCAGGGTCGAAACGCTTGCCCAGCGCAACAGACTTGTCGGATATCCATGGACTGCCTTGAAAGATGCATTTTATGGAGAACACGCAGAATCCCTTCTTTTGGTGGATTATGACCTGCTTGCCCAGGCTCCGGGAAAAGTTCTGCCCCTGATTTATCAATTCATAGGGGAAGAATATTTTGAGCACGATTTTGAAAACGTGTCCTATGACGCCCCGGAATTCGACTCATCCCTCGGT is from Desulforegula conservatrix Mb1Pa and encodes:
- a CDS encoding sulfotransferase; the encoded protein is MTGSFHFISGLPRSGSTLLAALLLQNPKFHAGMTSPVGSLFKGMINQLGAGSEFGSVVTTDQRKRLVHGIFNSYYADHADKEVIFDTNRMWCAHLSVLKDLFPESKIIACVRNVAWVMDSIERRYRSNPYEITRLFNDDNERSTVYSRVETLAQRNRLVGYPWTALKDAFYGEHAESLLLVDYDLLAQAPGKVLPLIYQFIGEEYFEHDFENVSYDAPEFDSSLGLHGLHKVRSKVGIDIRRTILPPDLFEQYSQLSFWKDTANSRVNVISARMPDKNAQGETV